The window GTTCTGGTTTCTCAACTAATTCTACAATTTCCTTTTGATCATTTAGCTTAACAACACCGTAAGCTTCTGGTTGATCAACTTGCTTTACCCAAATAACAGCGTCTGCTTCTGGATCTAAGTTAAAATCAGCTCTAATTAAAGTGTCTGCGTACGCAATTACAGCAGGCCCTGATAATGACTCCTTAGCACACATTATAGCATGACCTGTCCCTAAAGGTTGGTCTTGTCTATAAATTGATGCTTTAGCACCCAAACCGGTCGCTAAATCTTTTAAACTAGCAACCACATCGTCACCAAACCAAGCTGGATCACCCAAAACAAAAGCAATTTCTGTAATTGGTTGGTTTAATACTTTAGCAATATCTTTTACTAACCTGTGGACAATTGGTTGCCCTGCTACAGGAATTAATGGTTTTGGCACTGTTAAACTATGTGGTCTAAGACGAGAACCTCGTCCAGCCATGGGAACTATTATTTTCATATTGTTAATCTTCTAAAATTTGAATCTTATATTTCTCTGCTATTCTATTGAACGCCTCTACTTTATCTTGTTTTTCTAATTCGTGATATAATATTTCTATAAACTTTTCGGCATCTTTTATATACGGTGAGTTTATTTCTGCGTACAAAAGATAAGCTTGCATCATGTTATCTAAAGCATTTTCAAAATCGTTATCTAAAGCATAAATCCGACCTAAGCCAAAATAGGTTTCGGGATCATTCTCAAAGACTTTACCATATTGTCGATATGCTTTTTTTGCTTTATCAAATTCCTCTAAATAACCATAAGCCACAGCAATATTCATTAAAGGCATACCTCCTTTTGGATCTATTTTGATTGATTTTTTATAACACTTAATAGCCTCTTTATAATCTCCTAATTCTCTATATGTCCTTCCTAGATTATCCCAAGCAAAAGCAAATGTTTTATCTTCTTTGACTGCCTTTTTATATAAAGTCACTGCTTTACTATAATCTTGATTGTCAAAAGCAGCCAATCCTTGATTATAATACTCCATCGCTTTGTCTTTATCAGAATAAGAGTTTTCTGTAGTATCGTTTTCTGCGAAATACATAGTTTCCATATCCCCACAAGTCTCTAAAAGGTATGCTTCAATCTCTTCATAATCTGAATCAGAAACTAATGTAATATTTAAATTATCCGTTGGAACTATAAGCGAGTCTATTTTGGATACATTATCTAATTGACTTAGCGTATCAGTTACTTTTAAAGACACTTCAGACATAGAATGACTTAATTGCCAAGCCATGTTTGCAGCGGTAATACAGGATTTTATTTCTATGCTTTTTTCTGTAGTACTTAAACTATTATTAATATCACCAATACAATCACAAGCATCATAAGCGACATCCACAATTTTCTCTGAATTATCTTGAGCAAATCCAATGCTACTTATTAATAGCGTTATTAGTACTGTAATTGGTTTCATATTTGGTTTTATTTAGTTCCTGTACTTCCAAAGCCGCCTTCTCCTCTTGAAGTTTCAGACAATGCTTCAACTTCAACCCACTCGGCACGTTCATGCTTTGCAATTACTAATTGCGCAACACGTTCTCCATTTTCAATACTAAAATCTTCGTTTGACAAATTAACAAGAATGAC is drawn from Psychroserpens sp. NJDZ02 and contains these coding sequences:
- a CDS encoding tetratricopeptide repeat protein — its product is MKPITVLITLLISSIGFAQDNSEKIVDVAYDACDCIGDINNSLSTTEKSIEIKSCITAANMAWQLSHSMSEVSLKVTDTLSQLDNVSKIDSLIVPTDNLNITLVSDSDYEEIEAYLLETCGDMETMYFAENDTTENSYSDKDKAMEYYNQGLAAFDNQDYSKAVTLYKKAVKEDKTFAFAWDNLGRTYRELGDYKEAIKCYKKSIKIDPKGGMPLMNIAVAYGYLEEFDKAKKAYRQYGKVFENDPETYFGLGRIYALDNDFENALDNMMQAYLLYAEINSPYIKDAEKFIEILYHELEKQDKVEAFNRIAEKYKIQILED